The Acidobacteriota bacterium genome includes a region encoding these proteins:
- a CDS encoding acyl-CoA carboxylase subunit beta yields the protein MNPIERLRERERLAELGGGEARLQKHHEQGKLTARERMTRLFDPGTFEEVDKLVTHRCQDFGMAEQIVPGDGVVTGHGRIHGRVAYAFAQDFTVFGGSLSETNAAKICKVMDMAVRNGAPVIGLNDSGGARIQEGVVSLGGYSDIFLRNTLASGVVPQISAIMGPCAGGAVYSPAITDFIVMVKQTSYMFVTGPDVIKTVTHEDVTKEDLGGAMTHNEKSGVAHFAVEDDAECLAVIRELLSFMPGNNLDDPPRRQSDDPGDREDAALDTLVPASPNQPYDMLDLIHTIADDGYFLEVHQHYARNLLVGFARLGGRPVGIVANQPAYLAGTLDINASVKGARFVRFCDAFNIPLVTFEDVPGFLPGTVQEYGGIIRHGAKLLYAFAEATVPKITVITRKAYGGAYCVMSSKHIRTDFNYAWPSAEIAVMGAEGAVNILYKREIDKAADPAAMRAQKIAEFRERFASPYVAAERGYIDEVILPRMTRAKLVQALATLDHKRDKNPPKKHGNIPL from the coding sequence ATGAACCCCATCGAGCGTCTTCGAGAACGCGAGCGGCTTGCGGAACTGGGCGGCGGCGAGGCGCGGCTGCAGAAACACCACGAGCAAGGCAAGCTCACTGCACGCGAGCGCATGACGCGGCTGTTCGACCCCGGCACCTTCGAGGAGGTCGACAAGCTGGTCACGCACCGCTGCCAGGATTTCGGCATGGCCGAGCAGATCGTGCCGGGTGATGGCGTGGTCACCGGTCACGGCCGCATCCACGGCCGCGTCGCCTACGCCTTCGCGCAGGACTTCACCGTGTTCGGCGGGTCGCTGTCGGAAACCAACGCCGCCAAGATTTGCAAGGTGATGGACATGGCGGTGCGCAATGGCGCCCCGGTCATCGGGCTCAACGATTCAGGCGGCGCTCGTATCCAGGAGGGCGTCGTTTCGCTCGGCGGCTACTCGGACATTTTCCTGCGCAACACCCTGGCGTCGGGCGTGGTGCCGCAGATCTCGGCGATCATGGGTCCCTGCGCCGGCGGCGCGGTCTACTCGCCGGCCATCACCGACTTCATCGTGATGGTCAAGCAGACCAGCTACATGTTCGTCACCGGCCCCGACGTGATCAAGACGGTCACGCACGAGGACGTCACCAAGGAAGACCTTGGCGGCGCGATGACGCACAACGAAAAGAGCGGCGTCGCCCACTTCGCCGTCGAAGACGACGCCGAGTGCCTGGCGGTGATCCGCGAGCTGCTGTCGTTCATGCCCGGCAACAACCTCGACGACCCGCCGCGCCGGCAGAGCGACGATCCCGGCGATCGCGAGGACGCCGCCCTCGACACGCTGGTGCCGGCGTCACCAAACCAGCCGTACGACATGCTCGACCTCATCCACACGATTGCGGATGACGGGTACTTCCTCGAGGTGCACCAGCACTACGCGCGTAACCTGCTCGTGGGCTTTGCCCGGCTCGGCGGCCGGCCCGTGGGCATCGTCGCCAACCAGCCGGCCTACCTCGCCGGCACGCTCGATATCAACGCGTCGGTGAAGGGCGCGCGCTTCGTCCGCTTCTGCGACGCCTTCAACATCCCACTGGTTACCTTCGAGGACGTGCCCGGGTTCCTGCCTGGCACGGTGCAGGAGTACGGCGGCATTATTCGCCACGGCGCCAAGCTGCTCTATGCGTTTGCCGAGGCGACGGTGCCGAAGATCACGGTGATCACGCGGAAGGCCTACGGCGGCGCCTACTGTGTGATGTCGAGCAAGCACATCCGCACCGACTTCAACTACGCGTGGCCGAGCGCCGAAATTGCCGTGATGGGTGCCGAAGGCGCGGTCAACATTCTCTACAAGCGCGAGATTGACAAGGCGGCCGACCCGGCCGCCATGCGGGCGCAGAAGATCGCCGAGTTCCGCGAGCGCTTTGCCAGCCCCTACGTCGCCGCCGAACGCGGTTATATCGACGAAGTGATCCTGCCGAGGATGACGCGGGCCAAACTGGTACAGGCGCTGGCGACGCTCGACCACAAGCGCGACAAGAATCCGCCAAAGAAGCACGGCAACATTCCGCTTTAG